In Sphingomonas sp. SORGH_AS_0950, the following are encoded in one genomic region:
- a CDS encoding BadF/BadG/BcrA/BcrD ATPase family protein produces MTQFFLGVDAGGSTCRCRLVDGAGRMLATEQAGPANAGLGLDALYTTLRQVTENTVRAAGLDAEQVASVRAAMGIAGISRPGVRAALEGFVFPFASTVFDTDAVIANLGAHGGGDGAVLIIGTGSIAQVRVDGRSFRIGGYGFPISDEGSGAALGLSAMRHALRALDGRTRATPLSTAVTERFGHDTARAIAWMDQATPRDYGSFAPLVMDYAEADDTIARSIVEDAAGHIERFIETIYERGAPRCALLGGLSAKMRPWLRARTVARLSEPMGDALSGALYLAGLPARATETLI; encoded by the coding sequence ATGACGCAGTTCTTTCTCGGCGTGGATGCGGGCGGCAGCACCTGTCGCTGCCGCCTGGTCGACGGCGCGGGTCGGATGCTGGCCACCGAACAGGCCGGTCCCGCCAATGCCGGACTGGGGCTGGACGCGCTCTATACGACGCTGCGCCAAGTGACCGAGAATACGGTGCGCGCAGCCGGACTCGACGCGGAGCAGGTCGCGAGCGTCCGGGCGGCGATGGGTATCGCAGGCATCTCGCGCCCCGGCGTTCGGGCGGCGCTGGAGGGCTTCGTCTTTCCCTTCGCCTCGACGGTGTTCGACACCGATGCCGTCATCGCCAATCTGGGAGCGCATGGCGGCGGCGACGGGGCCGTGCTGATCATCGGCACCGGCAGCATCGCGCAAGTGCGGGTAGACGGGCGGAGCTTCCGGATCGGCGGCTATGGCTTTCCCATTTCCGACGAGGGCAGCGGCGCGGCCCTGGGCCTCAGCGCGATGCGCCACGCACTGCGCGCGCTGGACGGACGGACGCGCGCGACGCCGCTCAGTACGGCAGTCACGGAGCGGTTTGGCCATGACACGGCGCGCGCCATCGCCTGGATGGATCAGGCGACCCCGCGCGACTATGGCAGCTTCGCCCCGCTGGTGATGGACTATGCCGAAGCGGACGATACGATCGCTCGCTCGATCGTCGAGGACGCGGCAGGCCATATCGAGCGGTTCATCGAGACGATCTACGAACGCGGCGCACCTCGATGCGCGCTGCTCGGCGGCCTGTCGGCGAAGATGCGCCCCTGGTTGCGCGCCCGGACCGTCGCCCGGCTCAGCGAACCGATGGGCGATGCATTGAGCGGCGCGCTCTATCTTGCGGGTCTGCCCGCCCGCGCAACGGAGACTTTGATATGA
- a CDS encoding dicarboxylate/amino acid:cation symporter, giving the protein MRLIRGWFGIPLWQRVMGGLLLGVALGLFWPEGAGAIRLVGELFVRLIKMLVVPVVLVTIAGGIATLGDPRRLGSIGLRTVGLFAATTLVAVSIGMAMGLILRPGAAMQLADVVPHPLGAPVTPADQLLSIVPINIVEALGRGDMLAIIFVAVLLGTGSVMAGEAGRPVVALLQGLSAVLLHIVRVVMEVTPFGVLALIAQAVAVNGAALFVHVGWLALAVIIASLVQMLVVHAALVGLVAQLPVVRFFRGIVDALIVAFSTASSSATLPVALRVAQDNLGVSRGVASTVLPLGASIGKDGTAMYVGLLGQFALQALGIVPDATMLVVMLVTGALAAFGTAPVPSASLFMLAAMLSAVGVGAEQTALVVGLVLPFDRLLDMTRTVPSASANLAVATLVARGEGELDAARFRGSMVEQAQDRA; this is encoded by the coding sequence TTGCGCCTGATCCGGGGGTGGTTCGGCATCCCGCTGTGGCAGCGGGTGATGGGCGGGTTGCTGCTGGGCGTCGCGCTCGGTCTGTTCTGGCCCGAAGGGGCCGGGGCGATCCGGTTGGTCGGTGAGCTATTCGTCCGCCTCATCAAGATGCTGGTGGTGCCGGTGGTGCTGGTCACCATCGCAGGCGGGATCGCGACGCTGGGCGATCCCCGGCGGCTGGGGTCGATCGGGCTGCGTACGGTAGGACTATTCGCGGCGACCACTCTGGTGGCGGTATCGATCGGCATGGCGATGGGTCTCATCCTACGACCCGGCGCGGCTATGCAGCTGGCGGACGTGGTTCCCCATCCGCTCGGGGCGCCGGTGACGCCGGCTGACCAACTGCTGTCGATCGTGCCGATCAACATCGTCGAGGCTTTGGGGCGCGGCGACATGCTGGCGATCATCTTTGTCGCCGTGCTGCTCGGCACCGGCAGCGTGATGGCGGGCGAGGCGGGGCGGCCGGTCGTTGCGCTGCTCCAGGGGCTGTCGGCGGTACTGCTGCATATCGTCCGCGTGGTCATGGAGGTGACGCCATTCGGCGTGCTTGCGCTGATCGCCCAGGCGGTGGCGGTGAACGGCGCGGCGCTGTTCGTCCATGTCGGCTGGCTCGCGCTGGCGGTCATAATCGCGTCGCTGGTGCAGATGCTGGTCGTTCATGCCGCACTGGTCGGGCTCGTCGCACAGTTGCCGGTGGTGCGATTCTTCCGGGGGATCGTCGATGCACTGATCGTCGCCTTTTCGACCGCCTCGTCCTCGGCGACGCTGCCCGTCGCGCTGCGGGTGGCGCAGGACAATCTGGGCGTGTCGCGCGGCGTCGCCTCGACGGTGCTGCCGCTGGGCGCATCGATCGGCAAGGACGGCACGGCCATGTATGTCGGGCTGCTCGGCCAGTTCGCGTTGCAGGCGCTGGGGATCGTCCCGGACGCGACCATGCTCGTCGTCATGCTGGTGACCGGCGCGCTGGCGGCCTTCGGTACGGCACCCGTCCCTTCGGCTTCGCTCTTCATGCTGGCGGCGATGTTGTCTGCGGTGGGCGTGGGGGCGGAGCAGACCGCCCTCGTCGTAGGGTTGGTCCTGCCGTTCGACCGACTGCTCGACATGACGCGTACCGTGCCATCCGCGTCGGCCAATCTGGCGGTGGCCACGCTGGTCGCGCGCGGCGAGGGGGAGCTGGACGCGGCGCGTTTTCGCGGGTCGATGGTGGAACAGGCACAGGACAGGGCCTAG
- the dgcA gene encoding N-acetyl-D-Glu racemase DgcA, with translation MRRILTVRHDPFPLRAPFRIARGVKTAADVVTVTIREGDAQGWGEGVPYPRYGETIEAAIAAIEAVRDLIEGGATRADIARAMPAGAARNAVDCALWDLEARLTGTSVAALAGLPPVAALASAITIGIDTPQAMAEFARTVARVPLLKIKVDREGAAEQIAAVRAVALTPRLIVDPNESWRVADIADRLPMLLAQRVDLLEQPVPAGEDEGLAELAGTIPICADEALHTRADLDRLAGRYSHVNVKLDKTGGLTEALALAAEARERGFGVMVGCMVCSSLGIAPAMLVAGDADFVDLDGPLWLAADRPGGARDEGGILTAPAPGFWGAPACA, from the coding sequence ATGCGCCGCATCCTCACCGTTCGTCACGACCCTTTCCCGCTAAGGGCGCCGTTCCGCATCGCGCGCGGGGTGAAGACGGCCGCCGATGTGGTGACGGTGACGATCCGCGAAGGCGACGCCCAAGGATGGGGTGAGGGCGTGCCCTATCCCCGTTATGGCGAGACGATCGAGGCGGCGATCGCGGCCATCGAAGCGGTCCGCGACCTGATCGAGGGCGGCGCGACGCGAGCGGACATCGCCCGGGCGATGCCAGCGGGGGCCGCCCGCAACGCGGTGGATTGCGCGCTCTGGGACTTGGAGGCGCGACTGACCGGAACCAGCGTCGCGGCGCTCGCGGGTCTCCCGCCGGTGGCGGCGCTCGCCTCGGCGATCACCATCGGTATCGACACGCCGCAGGCCATGGCGGAGTTCGCCCGAACGGTGGCGCGGGTGCCGCTGCTCAAGATCAAGGTGGATCGCGAGGGCGCGGCCGAACAGATCGCGGCGGTCCGTGCCGTCGCGCTCACGCCCCGGCTGATCGTCGACCCGAATGAAAGTTGGCGGGTGGCCGACATCGCCGATCGGTTGCCGATGCTGCTCGCCCAGCGCGTCGACCTGCTGGAACAGCCGGTGCCTGCCGGAGAGGATGAGGGGCTGGCCGAGCTGGCAGGGACGATTCCGATTTGCGCAGACGAGGCATTGCACACCCGCGCCGATCTCGATCGGCTGGCCGGGCGCTATAGCCATGTCAACGTCAAGCTCGACAAGACCGGCGGGTTGACCGAAGCATTGGCGCTGGCGGCAGAGGCAAGGGAGCGGGGGTTCGGCGTGATGGTGGGGTGCATGGTGTGTTCGTCGCTGGGGATCGCGCCCGCGATGCTGGTGGCGGGCGACGCGGACTTCGTCGATCTGGACGGCCCGCTGTGGCTGGCGGCGGACCGTCCCGGCGGCGCGCGGGATGAGGGCGGCATTCTGACGGCGCCCGCGCCCGGCTTCTGGGGAGCGCCGGCTTGCGCCTGA
- the dgcN gene encoding N-acetyltransferase DgcN, with the protein MTIPAPYLLYLGHSDDEIGLKTSRGLAAFRSEDCVGEWRHDDCPFTLGLPRMDAAAARAAGARTLVLGIANPGGRFPDWMIGDALSAIRAGLNIACGLHQRLRDVPVLVAAAAEAGVTLFDVRDAPETLPVGSGRRRTGHRLLTVGTDCSVGKMYATLCLRDALRARGVVADFRATGQTGILIAGKGVPLDAVVADFIAGAIETLAPARTDQGWDLIEGQGSLFHPAFAGVSTGLLHGAQPTALVMCHDPLRPHMRGLPHFPMPGLAECLDANLRVARLTSPDVRAVGVALNTVKLDEAAAQRLCSETEDALGLPCTDTYRFGAEAIIDLLLETSCAASSPFVTTLSR; encoded by the coding sequence ATGACCATTCCCGCCCCCTACCTCCTCTATCTCGGCCATTCCGATGACGAGATCGGCCTCAAGACATCGCGCGGTCTCGCCGCCTTCCGCAGCGAAGACTGTGTGGGCGAATGGCGGCACGACGATTGCCCGTTCACGCTCGGCCTGCCCCGGATGGATGCCGCTGCGGCACGCGCCGCAGGGGCAAGGACGCTGGTGCTGGGCATCGCCAATCCGGGGGGGCGTTTCCCCGATTGGATGATAGGCGACGCACTGTCAGCGATCCGCGCCGGGCTCAACATCGCCTGCGGGCTTCATCAGCGGCTGCGCGACGTGCCCGTGCTGGTCGCGGCGGCAGCGGAGGCGGGCGTTACCCTGTTCGACGTACGCGACGCGCCCGAGACGCTGCCGGTCGGCAGCGGGCGGAGGCGCACGGGCCACCGGCTGCTGACCGTCGGCACGGATTGTTCGGTCGGCAAGATGTACGCCACGCTCTGCCTGCGCGATGCGCTGCGTGCACGGGGTGTCGTGGCTGATTTCCGCGCGACCGGCCAGACGGGCATCCTGATCGCAGGGAAGGGCGTGCCGCTCGACGCGGTGGTCGCCGATTTCATCGCGGGCGCGATCGAGACGCTGGCCCCGGCCCGCACGGATCAGGGCTGGGATCTGATCGAGGGGCAGGGGTCGCTGTTCCACCCCGCCTTTGCAGGGGTTTCGACCGGCCTTCTCCATGGCGCACAGCCGACCGCGCTGGTGATGTGCCACGATCCACTGCGCCCGCATATGCGCGGCCTGCCGCATTTCCCGATGCCGGGGCTAGCCGAGTGCCTGGATGCCAATCTGCGCGTTGCCCGGCTGACCAGCCCGGACGTTCGCGCGGTCGGCGTGGCGCTGAACACCGTCAAGCTCGACGAAGCGGCCGCTCAGCGTCTGTGTTCCGAGACCGAGGATGCGCTGGGCCTGCCCTGCACCGATACCTATCGCTTTGGGGCCGAGGCGATCATCGACCTCCTGCTGGAAACGTCATGCGCCGCATCCTCACCGTTCGTCACGACCCTTTCCCGCTAA
- a CDS encoding LysR family transcriptional regulator, translating to MNLRHIEIFHAVYVNGSVSAAARALNVSQPSVSKTLRHAETLLGFELFQRSNGRLLPTEDAHALFADVADIQERVRALREAGRNLRMGAGTTLRISALPSLGLGVLPDAVSRFLARRPDVRFDLQTVHHDDLLRKLYERESDIAIASEPPRGVALTHDWLGEGEMVVLYRERDMPDAPPRLELSQLVGRPLISLKGSGPIGKLLSEEIDRHDLVLDEIVVARTFYIAAALVRAGVGLAIVDNFTAAASMAPGLAMRPLRPSITFDVHAIHLLDRPPSMLAAEFLTLLSEEIERR from the coding sequence ATGAACCTTCGCCATATCGAGATTTTCCACGCCGTTTATGTCAACGGCTCGGTATCCGCCGCAGCCCGGGCGCTCAACGTGTCGCAGCCGTCGGTGTCCAAGACGCTCCGCCATGCCGAGACCCTGTTGGGGTTCGAGTTGTTCCAGCGCTCGAACGGGCGGTTGCTGCCGACCGAGGATGCGCATGCGCTGTTCGCCGACGTGGCCGATATTCAGGAGCGGGTGCGTGCGCTGCGTGAGGCGGGGCGCAACCTGCGCATGGGCGCGGGCACGACGTTGCGCATTTCCGCGTTGCCCAGCCTGGGGCTGGGGGTACTGCCCGATGCGGTCTCGCGGTTCCTCGCGCGGCGTCCTGATGTCCGCTTCGACTTGCAGACGGTGCATCACGACGACCTGCTGCGCAAACTCTACGAACGCGAAAGCGACATCGCCATCGCCAGCGAGCCGCCGCGCGGTGTGGCCCTGACCCATGACTGGCTGGGCGAGGGCGAGATGGTCGTCCTCTACCGCGAACGTGACATGCCCGACGCCCCGCCAAGGCTGGAACTGTCGCAGCTGGTCGGGCGTCCGCTGATCTCGCTCAAGGGCAGCGGCCCGATCGGCAAGCTGCTGTCCGAAGAGATCGACCGGCACGATCTGGTCCTCGACGAGATCGTGGTGGCGCGGACCTTCTATATCGCCGCAGCCCTGGTCCGTGCAGGGGTGGGGCTGGCGATCGTCGACAATTTCACGGCGGCGGCGTCGATGGCGCCGGGGCTCGCGATGCGGCCGCTTCGCCCCTCGATCACCTTCGACGTCCACGCCATCCACCTGCTCGATCGGCCACCTTCGATGCTGGCCGCCGAGTTCCTGACCCTGCTGAGCGAAGAGATCGAACGCCGATGA
- the dacB gene encoding D-alanyl-D-alanine carboxypeptidase/D-alanyl-D-alanine-endopeptidase produces MGSLLLPLLLAGAPVGAPLPPAAIEALAKAPPGTRIGLVVVDAEGREIVALRPDERFIPASNTKLFTTAAAFATLDVASPDIRSGATVRLEGQGTPTVILAGHGDARLSSAPGCRVDCLGELAAAVARRTRVVGDVVGDDTAFPDERWPQGMSWNNMDSVYGTGISALTLDDNVTILTVSPTAPGEPLQVVGDGYYRIENAATTGEAGSGNALSVERMPGSNLLRVTGSLAAGATPVVLKLGVDDPAHRAAWRFAQLLRAAGVMVKGRITVRHRSLTDADDPAHRGRAPGAVAAPVPVLAALTPPPLAEDLYQTNKTSQNLHAELLLRRLGASGSVADGLAVVDAVLARAGIARVTYDFADGAGMSNYDRVTPRTTVALLRWAEAQPWGAHWRATFPVAATDGTLARRFVGTPLAGRLRAKTGTLNAANALAGTMIAASGRMLTFAAYANDMPGDMSATLAIDAALVAIAGAN; encoded by the coding sequence ATGGGTAGCCTGTTGCTGCCGCTGTTGCTGGCGGGCGCGCCGGTCGGGGCGCCGCTGCCGCCCGCCGCCATCGAAGCGCTGGCCAAGGCGCCGCCGGGCACGCGGATCGGGCTGGTGGTGGTCGATGCCGAGGGGCGCGAGATCGTCGCGCTGCGCCCCGACGAGCGCTTCATCCCGGCGTCCAACACCAAGCTGTTCACCACCGCCGCCGCCTTCGCGACGCTGGACGTGGCGAGCCCGGATATACGGAGCGGGGCGACGGTGCGGCTGGAGGGGCAGGGGACGCCGACGGTGATCCTGGCCGGGCATGGCGACGCCCGCCTGTCCTCCGCCCCCGGTTGTCGTGTCGACTGCCTGGGCGAATTGGCGGCTGCGGTCGCCCGACGGACGCGTGTCGTGGGCGATGTGGTCGGCGACGACACGGCATTCCCAGACGAGCGCTGGCCGCAGGGGATGAGCTGGAACAACATGGACAGCGTCTATGGCACCGGCATCTCGGCGCTGACCCTGGACGACAATGTCACGATATTGACCGTGTCCCCCACGGCACCGGGCGAACCGCTCCAGGTCGTCGGGGACGGCTATTACCGGATCGAAAATGCCGCGACGACCGGTGAGGCCGGTAGTGGGAACGCGCTGTCGGTCGAACGCATGCCGGGCAGCAATCTGCTGCGCGTGACCGGCAGTCTCGCGGCCGGGGCGACGCCGGTGGTTCTGAAGCTGGGCGTTGACGATCCGGCTCACCGGGCGGCCTGGCGGTTCGCGCAACTCTTGCGCGCGGCGGGTGTGATGGTGAAGGGGCGTATCACCGTGCGTCACCGGTCGTTGACGGACGCGGATGATCCCGCGCACCGTGGCCGCGCTCCTGGTGCGGTGGCCGCACCCGTTCCGGTACTGGCGGCCCTGACGCCGCCACCGCTGGCCGAGGATCTATACCAGACCAACAAGACGAGCCAGAATCTCCATGCCGAACTGCTGCTACGCCGACTTGGGGCTAGCGGCTCGGTCGCCGATGGTCTTGCCGTCGTCGATGCGGTTCTGGCACGTGCTGGCATTGCCCGCGTGACCTACGACTTTGCCGATGGCGCGGGCATGTCCAATTATGACCGGGTCACCCCCCGCACGACGGTGGCGCTGCTGCGCTGGGCAGAGGCCCAGCCCTGGGGCGCGCACTGGCGCGCGACCTTTCCGGTCGCGGCCACCGACGGGACGCTCGCGCGACGGTTCGTCGGCACGCCGCTGGCGGGTCGGCTGAGGGCGAAGACCGGCACGCTCAACGCCGCCAATGCGCTGGCTGGCACGATGATCGCGGCGAGCGGTCGGATGCTGACCTTCGCGGCCTATGCCAACGACATGCCGGGCGACATGAGCGCGACCCTGGCGATCGACGCGGCGCTGGTGGCGATCGCCGGAGCGAATTGA
- a CDS encoding beta-N-acetylglucosaminidase domain-containing protein gives MALNLGVIEGFFGKPWSWADRTTVLRTLAGAGYRFYHYGPKADPFLRRRWREPHPPEHFAALAAFAAECKRLGVRFGVALTPVGSTHPFSAESRAALKRKLGQLDALGIQDLAILFDDLPAELPDLARGQAELVDFCASNSRATQVFFCPSFYSDDPILERAWGKRPPAYLPQLGRYLDRNVRVYWTGEEVVSREIGVAHLERVQHELGRKVCLWDNYPVNDGVRMSQYLHLRAFTGRPAAIRHHVAGHAINPASQPLLSCIPALTLAASYREGERYAYGQAFLAAAKQLLGADFATLLHRDILPLQDTGLDNLGPRFAELRERYGAIDHPAAREITDWLDGRFRTTLDEVQTQ, from the coding sequence ATGGCGCTGAACCTGGGCGTGATCGAAGGCTTTTTCGGCAAGCCATGGAGCTGGGCCGATCGAACGACCGTGCTACGGACGCTGGCAGGGGCAGGCTATCGCTTCTATCATTACGGGCCCAAGGCCGACCCGTTCCTGCGCCGCCGCTGGCGCGAACCGCATCCGCCCGAACACTTCGCCGCCCTCGCGGCCTTCGCCGCCGAGTGCAAAAGGCTGGGCGTGCGCTTTGGTGTCGCGCTGACCCCGGTCGGCAGCACCCATCCCTTCAGCGCGGAATCGCGCGCCGCTCTGAAGCGGAAGCTGGGGCAGCTCGACGCGCTGGGCATCCAGGACCTCGCCATCCTGTTCGACGACCTGCCCGCCGAACTGCCCGATTTGGCGCGCGGCCAGGCCGAACTCGTCGATTTCTGCGCCAGCAACAGCCGCGCGACCCAGGTCTTCTTCTGCCCCAGCTTCTATTCCGACGATCCCATTCTCGAGCGCGCCTGGGGGAAGCGGCCACCCGCCTATCTGCCCCAGCTCGGGCGCTATCTGGATCGCAACGTGCGCGTCTATTGGACCGGCGAGGAGGTGGTGTCCCGCGAGATCGGTGTGGCCCATCTGGAACGGGTACAGCACGAACTCGGCCGCAAAGTGTGCCTTTGGGACAATTATCCCGTCAATGACGGTGTCCGCATGTCGCAATATCTGCATCTGCGCGCGTTCACCGGTCGCCCGGCCGCGATCCGCCATCATGTCGCGGGTCATGCGATCAACCCCGCATCGCAACCGCTCCTCTCCTGCATTCCCGCGCTGACGCTCGCGGCCAGCTATCGGGAGGGAGAGCGCTACGCTTATGGCCAGGCATTTCTGGCGGCAGCGAAGCAGCTGCTGGGCGCCGACTTCGCCACCCTATTGCACCGCGACATCCTGCCGCTCCAGGATACCGGGCTCGACAATCTCGGTCCGCGTTTCGCTGAACTGCGCGAACGCTATGGGGCGATCGATCATCCCGCCGCCCGTGAAATCACCGACTGGCTGGACGGACGCTTCCGCACCACGCTGGACGAGGTGCAGACGCAATAA